The following DNA comes from Amycolatopsis albispora.
GAATCGAGAAACGTACGTACTTCGGCCCGGAGCGGTTCCAGACCGGGCGGAACCCGCACCACATCTATCGGTAGAACGCGGCTGCTCATCAGTGCCTCCTGTTGTGACAGAGGGATCCGCCGCCGCGGCCGGTCGGCGAGGGGAATGGTCCGGCCGCGGCGGTCACGTGCCTCACAGCCAGTTCGGAGCGATCTCGGAGGCCCACAGCTCGATGCTGCGCATCTGCACGTCGTGCGGCACCGGGCCGGGGTATTGCCACTGCAGCAGATACTCGGGGTCGTGCTGCGACACCAACTTCTCGATCTGGCGGTTGATGTCGTCAGGCGTACCGACGAACTCGAAACCACGCTCACACAGGGTGTCGTAGTCGGCCCCGATCTGGCCGGTCTCGCCGGGATTCCGCATCACCTCGGCAAAGCCCATCGGCCCGAACCAGTTTGGGAAGATGAAACCATTACCGCGTCGGGCCCAGTAATGGGCCTCATCGGCGTCTCGTGACACCAGCACGTCGCGGAAGATGCCCACCCCCTCCCCGCGCTTGAGCGCTCCGCGACCCGCCGCCTCGGCCTCCTCCTGATACACGTCCAGCAACCGAGAAATGACCTCGTCATTGGTGTTCATCACGATCGGGACGATGCCCTCGCGGGCGCAGAACCGGAAGGACTCCTCGCTGAAGCTGAACGGCTGGAACACCTGCGGCCACGGCTTCTGGTACGGCTTCGGGGCGATACCGACCTCGGTGATCACGCCCTGATCGTCCTGGCCACCGCCAAAATTATTCACCGCTTCGTGATTGAAATCGATTCCCGGCGGCGGAACCTGCCAGTTCTCGGTTTTCAGAGACGTCGTGCGCTCGCTCCACAGCGCCTTCATGATCTCCCAGTGCTCGTTGAACCGCTTGCGGTTGGCCACATCGCGTTCCGACTTGTCGGAGGACGTGGCGCCGACGTGGTACGTCTGCCCGAGCACGTCCGCCCACCGCTTCTGATACCCCCTGGCGATCCCGACGAAGGAGCGTCCGCGCGTCATCTGGTCGAGCATCGCGAGGTCCTCGGCCAGCCGAATCGGATTCTGGAACGGCAGCACGTTCGCCATCTGCCCGACCTTGATCCGCTGTGTCTGCATCGCGATGTACAGATCGAGCAGGATCGGGTTGTTCGACTCCTCGAAGCCTTCGATGTGGAAATGGTGCTCCGTAAACGCGACGCCCCAGTACCCGAGATCGTCAGCCAGTTGCGCCTGCTTGGTGATCTGGAAGAGCATGTTCTGGTAGTTCTTGTCGTTGACCCCAGCGAAGCCCTTCTTCATCTGGTCATAACTGCCCACGGCCGGCAGGTAGAACAAAATCTCCTTCATAAGACTTACTCCTCACATCGGTTAACTGGTCAAGCCCGGCTTCGGTAGACCACGAAAGGGTTCCCGCTGGGGTCCCGCAATACCGCCCGAATCTCGTGCGCCCCCTCAACCGGCCCGGACAACACCGTCGCACCGGCCGCCAGCAGTCGGGACACCGCAACCGAGACGTCGTCGCTCCGGAACACCGGCAACGCCGACTCCGGCACCGGATGGTCAGCCGGAGTCGCCAAGGCGAGCTTTATCGACCCGGCGGAGAGTTCGGCATAGTCGTCCCGATCCCGCATCCGGACACCGAGCCCCAACCCATCTCGATAAAAGGCCAATGAACTTTCCAAATCGGACGCGGGGAGCAGGATAGACCGCAAATCACACTTCGAATCAGCCACAAACACTCCATTCGTCCGATCTCGCGAGTTTGGCCGAGGTTTCACCTGTGGAAACAGATTGTTACCCGCCACGCGGACGAGCACGCCGTATCAATGTGAGACGACGACCCTGCCTCGCGTCTGGCCGAGGGATCGACCGCGCGTTTTCGCAGCGTGTCGGGCACATGATGGCCGAAGGTTCAGGTCAACGACTTCTGGGCGGAGCCCACTCAAGCCGCGTCAAGCAAAGGTGACCTGTGTCTCAAAGTGAGACAATCGGGCCAACGGGATTCCGCGCTACTCTGGTTGGACCATCACGTCACACCCCCGTGGACGATGGAGTGCAGGCAATGGAGCCCACCTCAGTCACACTCGGTGGCCGTGCCTCAGGCGGGACGGCCACACCTGAGGCACGCCGCGAGTCCCCACAGCTGTCCGTACGTGCCGAGATCGCGCTGTCATGGCGCCGGTCCGCAGCCTGCGGAATAGCCCCTGACAAGAAGGCTGAACTACCCTACGATCCGGACTTCGACAGTGACAGCCGACTGCTGAAGGCGGCCACGCCGGTGGTAGAACGTCTCGCCAGTTCCCTGGCCGACACCTCCACCAGCATCCTGCTCGCCGACCGGCAGGCGAGGATCGTGCGGCGCTGGGTTGGCGAGAAGCCGCTGTACAGTGCATTGGACAACGCATACGCGGCCCCCGGGTTCGCCTTCGCGGAGGAGTACGCCGGCACTAACGGGTTAGGCACAGTCCTGGAGGAAGCTCGAACGGTCGCGGTTCGCGGCGAAGAACACTACGCGGACTTCCTACGCCACCTGTCGTGCGTTGGGGTCCCCATCCACAACCCGGTCACCCGAGCCGTCGAGGGAGTTCTCGACATCACCTGCCTCGCTGACGACTACAACCCGCTCATCCCCGCTCTGCTCTCCGAATCGGTACAGCACATCGAAACCCGGTTGAGCCACCTGTCGTCCCCCGCCGACGTCGCCCTCGTCGAGGCGTTCACCCGTGCCCGCCGTCTGCATCGAGGCGCCATACTCGGCCTCAACCCGAACATGATCCTCACCAACCCCATCGCCAGCGGCAATCTCACACCCCAAGACCAGGCGGTACTCTGGGACGCGTCCACACAGTTGGCTCGTACCCAGCGCTCCGAAGTAAGCGTGGACCTCACGCACGGGCGGTACCGTGTCCGGTGCCAATCCGTCACGACCGCCTCCCACGACCCCGCTGGGGTCGTGGTGTACCTCGATCCGATCCGGCCTCGCCACCTCAGCACGGGCTACCGCCCATCCGCGACGCCCACCGGCACCGGCTGCACACCTCCAGCGGGACGCAGCCCACAGTGGCGCCGCGTCACCACGCGAATCCAGGAACTGGCTCAGCTCCCCGATCCGGTAGCGATCACCGGCGAACCGGGCACAGGCAAGCTCTACCTGGCCAAGTACCTGCACGAACTGTCCAGCCCCGCCCGGGGACTGCGCGTTTTCAACGCCGCCGACCCCACCGAGACCGCACCCAAGGACCTGATCATCCGGACCAACGATACCCTTGGGCAAGGCGACAACGTCATCGTACGGCGAATCGAATACCTTCCGACACAGGCGCAGGCGCAGCTGCGGGCCCTCGCGGCGACGAGCCCCCATCCCGCCTCCGCATCGACAACCGGACGACTCATCGTCACCGCCCAAACCACGACCCACACCCATGAGCGGCTCGAACAAGCCCTCGCATCCTACCCGCACCACCTGTGGGTGCCGCCGCTGGCCCAGCACATCGAGGACATCGCCGACCTGACGTCGGTCCTGCTCACGGAACTCGCCGGCCAACCCACCGCACACTGCAGCCTGCCAACGCTACAAGCCCTGATGCGTAGCCCATGGCCGGGCAACATCGCCGAGTTACGAGACGCCCTTGCCGCCGCACTCAACGCCAGCCATGGCCAGGAGATCCAACCGCACCACCTACCGACCTGGGTGCTCAAACGTGCACACCAACGACAATTATCCGTAATGGAGCAGTCGGAGCGCGAACTGATCATCGAAACACTAGCCAGCGTCGGGAACAACCGGACACAAGCGGCGAGAATCTTGGGCATCGGCCGCGCCACCCTGTACCGCAAGATCCGTACCCTCGGCGTCTCCACCGCCCAGGAACTCCAGATGGGGCTATCTGATCAACTTATCGGACAGTCCCACTGCCAGGTGTCGCGAGACCGTCGAGGACCAGCTCGCTGATCGCGGCGGAGAAGCGCGCTGCGTCGACGGATGGATCGGCGGACGGCCGCGCTGAGGCCAGCGACGGTGCTGGCTCCGAAGACGCTCAAGGACACGGCGCCCGGATCGGCACCCTGGCTGGGGCCCGTCGGAGACACCGTCGAGCAGGAGCTCTACCGGCACCCGGCCGTCCGTGAAGTGGCCGTCGTCGGCGTCCCCGACGTCCACTGGGGCGAGACGCCAGTGGCCACCGTGGCGCTCCAGAACGCCGCCGAGACGACGGCCGAGGAGCTCATCGCGTACGCCCGGGAGCGGCTTGCCCACTTCAAGTGCCCTACCCGGGTCGAGTTCGTGGCCGAGTTGCACCGCACAGCGCCGGCAAGGTTCTCTAGACGGTGCTACGTCAGCAGCAGGGCGCAGACGAACACGCAGTACGCCGCTGAGCTCAGTTCAGACTGCTCCCGTCGTGCCAATCCGGCGCAGGTCACGATTCGAGGGAGAGGAACCGGACCGCGACCTCTGAGATCTTGCGTGCTGTCGCGGTTCGGTCCCATCTGGGCAGGGCCAGGTGACTGACTGTCAGGCGGACCATGGTGTCGGCCGCGTCGATGACGTCGTTTTCGGGAAGACTCGGGTAACTCTCCGCGACCCATCCGGCCAGGGTGTCGGAGGCGAGGTCGAGGAGTCGCGCGGAAGTTGTGAGCAGTGGGAGCATCCCCGTGGACGCTTGGCTCCCCCCATTCAGGTCGCGGTTGGAGATGAGCACCGCCTTGAGCAGGGGGCTACGCCCCGCCTCGTCCAAGGTGTAGTCGACGGCTGCAGCGATGCCGCGCTTCGCATCGCCGACGTGCGCCTCCAGCGCCCCCTGGATGCCCTCCAGGAAGCGTGAGGCTTCCCGAAGCACGACGGCTTCTCCGAGGCCGGCCTTGTCACCGAACTCCTTGTAGAGAGCTGCCCGCGACACCCCGGCTCGGTCCGCCACCTCCCCCATGCGCACCCGGTCCCAGCCGCGGTCGATGATCAAGTCGTGGGCAGCCTCGAGGACAGCCGAGCGCATGTGCTCCCTGAACCGTTCACGCATGGAGTGTGCCCGCATGAAAGACAGGGTAGCGATCTCTGTCTCGCTACCGACTCCCGTCACCGATCTGGACAAGATCAAGCTACCGTGCGTGGTCGTCTGCAACCCTGGTCGTGACGCTGTACGACTGGACAAGGCCCCGCGAGTATCCCGCACCAACTGCCGTGGTCGTCGGCAACTCTCGGAGGTCCTCGACTCG
Coding sequences within:
- a CDS encoding LLM class flavin-dependent oxidoreductase, producing MKEILFYLPAVGSYDQMKKGFAGVNDKNYQNMLFQITKQAQLADDLGYWGVAFTEHHFHIEGFEESNNPILLDLYIAMQTQRIKVGQMANVLPFQNPIRLAEDLAMLDQMTRGRSFVGIARGYQKRWADVLGQTYHVGATSSDKSERDVANRKRFNEHWEIMKALWSERTTSLKTENWQVPPPGIDFNHEAVNNFGGGQDDQGVITEVGIAPKPYQKPWPQVFQPFSFSEESFRFCAREGIVPIVMNTNDEVISRLLDVYQEEAEAAGRGALKRGEGVGIFRDVLVSRDADEAHYWARRGNGFIFPNWFGPMGFAEVMRNPGETGQIGADYDTLCERGFEFVGTPDDINRQIEKLVSQHDPEYLLQWQYPGPVPHDVQMRSIELWASEIAPNWL
- a CDS encoding VOC family protein is translated as MADSKCDLRSILLPASDLESSLAFYRDGLGLGVRMRDRDDYAELSAGSIKLALATPADHPVPESALPVFRSDDVSVAVSRLLAAGATVLSGPVEGAHEIRAVLRDPSGNPFVVYRSRA
- a CDS encoding sigma-54-dependent Fis family transcriptional regulator, producing MEPTSVTLGGRASGGTATPEARRESPQLSVRAEIALSWRRSAACGIAPDKKAELPYDPDFDSDSRLLKAATPVVERLASSLADTSTSILLADRQARIVRRWVGEKPLYSALDNAYAAPGFAFAEEYAGTNGLGTVLEEARTVAVRGEEHYADFLRHLSCVGVPIHNPVTRAVEGVLDITCLADDYNPLIPALLSESVQHIETRLSHLSSPADVALVEAFTRARRLHRGAILGLNPNMILTNPIASGNLTPQDQAVLWDASTQLARTQRSEVSVDLTHGRYRVRCQSVTTASHDPAGVVVYLDPIRPRHLSTGYRPSATPTGTGCTPPAGRSPQWRRVTTRIQELAQLPDPVAITGEPGTGKLYLAKYLHELSSPARGLRVFNAADPTETAPKDLIIRTNDTLGQGDNVIVRRIEYLPTQAQAQLRALAATSPHPASASTTGRLIVTAQTTTHTHERLEQALASYPHHLWVPPLAQHIEDIADLTSVLLTELAGQPTAHCSLPTLQALMRSPWPGNIAELRDALAAALNASHGQEIQPHHLPTWVLKRAHQRQLSVMEQSERELIIETLASVGNNRTQAARILGIGRATLYRKIRTLGVSTAQELQMGLSDQLIGQSHCQVSRDRRGPAR
- a CDS encoding AMP-binding enzyme gives rise to the protein MDRRTAALRPATVLAPKTLKDTAPGSAPWLGPVGDTVEQELYRHPAVREVAVVGVPDVHWGETPVATVALQNAAETTAEELIAYARERLAHFKCPTRVEFVAELHRTAPARFSRRCYVSSRAQTNTQYAAELSSDCSRRANPAQVTIRGRGTGPRPLRSCVLSRFGPIWAGPGD
- a CDS encoding TetR/AcrR family transcriptional regulator; amino-acid sequence: MRAHSMRERFREHMRSAVLEAAHDLIIDRGWDRVRMGEVADRAGVSRAALYKEFGDKAGLGEAVVLREASRFLEGIQGALEAHVGDAKRGIAAAVDYTLDEAGRSPLLKAVLISNRDLNGGSQASTGMLPLLTTSARLLDLASDTLAGWVAESYPSLPENDVIDAADTMVRLTVSHLALPRWDRTATARKISEVAVRFLSLES